One genomic region from Clarias gariepinus isolate MV-2021 ecotype Netherlands chromosome 20, CGAR_prim_01v2, whole genome shotgun sequence encodes:
- the LOC128508492 gene encoding butyrophilin subfamily 2 member A2-like, with the protein SKLSISPAEIFSLKVESPVSGLLGSSVSLHCTVTKNMDVRHEEVRWYRPKMYDTPMLLYENKQIQKSPVDVQYQGRVFLLGDLEKGDVSVKLENLTLTDRGDYTCHVSTDMWYDKATVTLRLRVVGSTPVLSIHEAGEGKVNVSCQSQGWLPEPSITWTDKDGRDLKHLSNDKFTNNSVGTVDVSSWLIVSPSESEWISCSVGLSDQERKEDRIMLHVPARDTESLTGYIIIIIPVLLVLCVVGIAVYCVLRKKEGNLKGFVEICIVTVCTCDGCVSQSVIELHNNTSHLIHTITSSNLTLTASISETGPADSTSDNRPTLTTSEISYNLDQVKQYKVNISIDPEETPESLIYEGKEGKITPAYAYSGGLPDNVKIFTLCKERFQAGKHYWEVKVRESQKTVKHSWFVGVASDTAKRKYNVPSTRQDGFWVLCYEGDKGVYIRDQTEVISLPDVNKELTAVGVFLDCDTHTLSFYNINTHSHIYTFTNVDVRTSLRPLISPGVRDTKPVWII; encoded by the exons TCCAAACTCTCAATCTCTCCTGCAGAAATATTTTCACTGAAGGTTGAGTCTCCAGTCTCAGGGCTCCTCGGTTCCTCTGTGTCTCTGCACTGTACTGTCACCAAGAATATGGATGTTCGTCATGAAGAAGTGCGCTGGTACCGTCCCAAAATGTATGACACCCCAATGCTCCTCTATGAAAATAAACAGATCCAAAAGAGTCCTGTAGATGTTCAGTACCAGGGCAGAGTGTTCCTGTTAGGAGATCTGGAGAAAGGAGACGTCTCtgtgaaactggagaacctgacGCTAACAGATAGAGGAGACTACACATGTCATGTGAGCACTGATATGTGGTATGACAAGGCCACAGTGACCCTCAGACTGAGAG tggTGGGATCCACTCCTGTTCTCTCCATACATGAAGCAGGAGAAGGGAAGGTGAATGTTAGCTGTCAGTCACAAGGTTGGCTACCTGAGCCGTCAATCACCTGGACAGATAAAGATGGGAGAGATCTGAAACATCTCAGTAACGACAAGTTCACCAACA ACTCTGTAGGGACTGTAGATGTGAGCTCGTGGCTGATTGTGTCTCCCTCTGAGTCTGAGTGGATCTCCTGCTCTGTGGGTTTGTCTGATCAGGAGAGAAAAGAAGACAGAATAATGTTACACGTCCCTGCACGTGACACAG AGTCGTTGACTggatacatcatcatcatcattcccGTTCTTCTGGTGCTGTGTGTCGTCGGAATTGCAGTGTATTGTGTGCTACGTAAAAAAG AGGGGAATCTCAAAGGTTTTGTGGAAATATGTATTGTCACGGTGTGcacctgtgatgggtgtgtctcTCAATCTGTTATCGAGTTACACAACAACACCTCACATCTCATCCACACTATCACCAGTTCTAATCTCACACTTACTGCCTCCATTTCAGAGACTGGACCTGCTGACTCCACCTCAGATAACAGACCCACTCTCACCACGTCAGAGATCAGTTACA ATTTAGACCAAGTGAAACAATACAAAG TGAACATCAGCAtcgacccagaggaaactccaGAGTCTCTAATATACGAGGGAAAGGAAGGAAAGATAACTCCTGCGTACGCTTACTCGGGCGGTCTTCCTGATAATGTTAAAATCTTCACTCTGTGTAAAGAGAGGTTTCAGGCTGGTAAACATTACTGGGAGGTGAAAGTGAGAGAGTCACAGAAAACAGTAAAACACTCCTGGTTTGTTGGTGTAGCGAGTGATACAGCTAAGAGAAAATACAATGTCCCGTCTACGCGACAGGATGGGTTCTGGGTTCTCTGTTATGAAGGAGATAAAGGAGTTTATATCAGAGATCAAACAGAAGTGATTTCACTCCCAGACGTTAATAAAGAGCTGACAGCAGTGGGAGTGTTTTTAGactgtgatacacacacactgtcattttataatattaatacacactcacacatctacACTTTCACTAATGTGGACGTCAGAACATCACTGCGTCCTCTGATCAGCCCTGGAGTCAGAGACACTAAACCTGTATGGATTATTTAG